CGATGCTGCGGCGGAAGCGTTATCGCGCTTTCAGTCTGGACAACTTTTATGCCTAGTGGACCGAGTAGATCCTGATTGAAATACCATGTGGTTTGCGACGCCGAGCTGGTCCAATGATCAGACGTGTTGACCCGTTGCGAAGCGCTAATCGGCGCGCTCGCTTGCGCCAATGAATGCAAAAACCCCAGCGCGAAAAAAAACATGGCGAACACGCGGGCAAAGGATTTCATATCGACTCACGCGGCGCCATCAACTGCGACAGAACACCTTCATACAGCGCCGGCAATCGCTCCAATTCATCGAGCGCGATATTCTCGTCGATCTTGTGGATGCTCGCGTTAGTCGGGCCGAGCTCCACGACTTCGGCGCCAAGCGGCGCGATGAAGCGCGCGTCGGACGTGCCGCCGCCGGTATCGGCAAGCGGTGTGATGCCGAGCTGCGTTTTGATGACGTGCGTCACCGCATCGCGCAGCGAACCTTCGCGTGTCAGGAATGGCTCGCCGGATAAATTCCACTCGAGCACATGATCGAGCTCATGATTTCGCAAAATCGCTGCGACGCGCGCCTGCAAATCCTCGGCGCGACTGGCCGTGCCGAAGCGAAAATTGAACTGCAAATCTAGTTGTCCGGGAATCACATTGCCGACGCCGGTGCCGGCGTGGATGTTGGAAATCTGGAATGAGGTTGGTGGGAATGCCTCGTTACCTTCGTCCCAAACTTCAGCCGTCAATTCGGCCAAGGCAGCGGCAAATTCATGAATCGGATTGCGCGCTTTTTCGGGATAAGCGACATGTCCTTGCACGCCGTTCACACGCAGGTTTCCACTGAGCGAACCACGTCGTCCGACACGAACGATGTCACCGAGCTGCGTCTGCGAAGACGGCTCGCCGACGATGCAAAAATCGATGTGCTGACGACGCTGGCGAAATTCCTCGACGACGCGTTTTACGCCGTCCTGCGACGGGCCTTCTTC
The sequence above is drawn from the Pseudolysobacter antarcticus genome and encodes:
- the dapE gene encoding succinyl-diaminopimelate desuccinylase, which gives rise to MSEIFDLSCELIRRVSVTPHDAGCQDLLAQRLARCGFRIEHLPFGEVQNLWATHGEGCPLLVLLGHTDVVPSGPESAWTSPPFAPTVRDGRLYGRGAADMKSGVAAMTLALENFVGAHPDHRGTVALLLTSDEEGPSQDGVKRVVEEFRQRRQHIDFCIVGEPSSQTQLGDIVRVGRRGSLSGNLRVNGVQGHVAYPEKARNPIHEFAAALAELTAEVWDEGNEAFPPTSFQISNIHAGTGVGNVIPGQLDLQFNFRFGTASRAEDLQARVAAILRNHELDHVLEWNLSGEPFLTREGSLRDAVTHVIKTQLGITPLADTGGGTSDARFIAPLGAEVVELGPTNASIHKIDENIALDELERLPALYEGVLSQLMAPRESI